A genomic region of Halichondria panicea chromosome 5, odHalPani1.1, whole genome shotgun sequence contains the following coding sequences:
- the LOC135335906 gene encoding filamin-A-like, which translates to MGVSAQSAKKRFNSSFQLQATGMANNAAWTTKAPKDGDRDKWKKIQERTFTNWFNDRLRGHLKVAKRQVTKFEDDLKDGIMLIELLELLAAPNKVGRFSKNSSNKVQMIANLGTALRFIADRGIKLVNIGPEDIYGGNLKLILGLVWTLIKEYQIKSKGKSMSTKKAMLAWINSVIPEYKIMNFGVNWNDGRAVCGVVDKLRPGACPNHLALNPKEGLENNSLGMDLAERLMDIPKVLSPADLNNPDVDELSVMTYLSYFFDPANQQLLDWIRKKIPERNIKNLSTDWNNGINLGALVESCFSGVCPEWESMDPTDAIENLTKQIKLIKNRLSIEPPVGAAELANPEVDEIVVATYLSQFRNAKLHAAPEEFSLKVPSLPKGSAIVHEPITFGVDIAHNASDLAKDIKITAHGPSSDTSVKIAQKDGNLVATFVPTEAGTYEVFAAFQGEHISGSPFSLPVADPSKCQIFGDIPKDMQVGHPESFQVKTRGAGKAKLTCTFDEGKASTPVISNECVEQDNDQYEVTVDPKKIGEALVEPKWAGAYIPQSPFRVNICDASQCAVVGDALKKGTGKVGEPIVFTLKANPKTAGKSKPNIKPRGPSAFYTPEVKDKGDDSYEASFVPWEVGLHEMDVLWGGGHVPGSPFTMKISPAPDANTCSATGKGLKKGIAKVETSFDIIAPEKGLLKKTDGLNVSVKGMSNTAPVEIVDNNDGVYKVTYVAPEPGAYVIEIKFYGKQIPGSPFKLDVVPPPDAAKCRAYGPALHPNSLHIAGTPLDMFVDTQQAGKGELQVVIKGPDDLKPKVYTANDRGVYSMKWDVPEPGKYSAHVWWSQVPIPGSPFKIRVHPGPNAGMVKAFGPGLEPSFEVGEISDFAIETKNAGIGTLTIRVHGIKGAFKIDANPASEDDKRTLKAQYDPKQPGDYIIAIRWSGANIPGSPFKINIRGPPKKKKEKKPVQDNKMVLPEQVEMYNAPVMMGAQGQMLMYPGQYGAPSATQITTTKTVTTKTKSKGGKEVRIQEEQAAPVYYEKEEKKKKKKKF; encoded by the exons ATGGGTGTGTCAGCACAATCTGCAAAAAAACGCTTCAACAGTAGCTTTCAACTGCAGGCAACAGGCATGGCAAACAACGCAGCTTGGACAACAAAAGCCCCCAAAGATGGTGACCGTGACAAGTGGAAGAAGATCCAAGAAAGAACTTTCACTAACTGGTTCAATGACAGGCTGAGAGGCCATCTCAAAGTAGCCAAGAGACAG GTTACGAAGTTTGAAGATGACCTGAAAGATGGCATTATGCTGATTGAGTTGCTGGAACTTCTGGCAGCCCCTAATAAGGTTGGGCGTTTTTCCAAGAACTCCAGCAATAAAGTTCAAATGATAGCAAACCTCGGAACTGCTCTTCGATTTATTGCTGACCGCGGCATCAAGCTTGTCAATATTG GTCCTGAAGACATCTACGGAGGCAACCTCAAGCTCATTTTGGGTTTGGTATGGACCCTCATCAAAGAATACCAAATCAAGAGCAAAGGGAAGAGCATGTCCACCAAAAAAGCTATGCTGGCTTGGATCAACTCTGTCATCCCTGAATACAAAATCATG AACTTTGGTGTCAATTGGAACGATGGACGTGCCGTCTGTGGAGTGGTGGACAAGCTGCGTCCCGGAGCCTGCCCTAACCATCTGGCCCTCAATCCCAAGGAAGGTCTAGAAAACAACAGCCTCGGAATGGACCTAGCAGAACGACTCATGGACATTCCGAAAGTTCTCAGCCCAGCCGATCTCAACAATCCAGATGTTGACGAGCTCAGTGTGATGACTTACCTCTCTTACTTCTTCGATCCAGCAAACCAACAGCTCTTGGATTGGATCAGAAAGAAAATTCCGGAGAGGAACATCAAGAATCTGTCGACCGATTGGAACAATGGTATCAACCTCGGCGCTTTGGTAGAGTCATGCTTTTCTGGAGTGTGTCCAGAGTGGGAGTCGATGGACCCAACCGACGCTATCGAAAACCTCACCAAGCAGATCAAACTCATAAAGAACAGGCTTAGTATTGAGCCCCCAGTCGGTGCAGCAGAGCTTGCTAATCCAGAAGTGGACGAAATTGTTGTCGCCACCTACCTCAGCCAGTTCCGAAATGCCAAGCTTCATGCCGCCCCAGAAGAGTTTTCTCTCAAAGTTCCGAGTCTACCCAAAGGTTCTGCTATCGTTCACGAACCTATTACATTCGGTGTCGATATTGCACACAATGCTAGCGATCTAGCCAAGGACATCAAAATCACAGCTCACGGTCCGTCTTCTGACACTTCTGTCAAGATAGCACAAAAAGATGGAAACTTGGTGGCAACGTTTGTTCCGACAGAAGCAGGCACATACGAAGTGTTTGCTGCATTCCAAGGAGAGCATATCAGTGGTAGTCCATTCTCACTGCCTGTAGCCGATCCCAGCAAGTGCCAGATTTTCGGAGACATTCCGAAAGATATGCAGGTTGGCCATCCTGAATCGTTCCAAGTGAAAACCCGTGGTGCCGGAAAAGCGAAACTAACATGCACATTTGACGAAGGCAAGGCTTCAACCCCCGTGATATCAAATGAGTGTGTCGAGCAGGATAATGATCAGTACGAGGTGACAGTCGATCCCAAGAAAATTGGTGAAGCACTCGTAGAGCCCAAATGGGCGGGCGCTTATATTCCTCAATCTCCTTTCAGAGTGAACATTTGCGATGCTAGCCAGTGTGCTGTTGTCGGAGACGCTCTAAAAAAAGGTACCGGTAAAGTGGGCGAACCAATCGTATTCACACTCAAAGCCAACCCAAAGACAGCCGGAAAATCAAAACCGAACATCAAACCACGAGGTCCGAGTGCCTTCTACACACCAGAAGTGAAAGACAAAGGAGATGACAGTTACGAAGCGAGTTTCGTACCGTGGGAGGTCGGTCTACACGAAATGGACGTGCTTTGGGGAGGGGGACACGTTCCAGGCAGTCCTTTCACGATGAAAATCAGTCCAGCACCTGATGCAAATACGTGCAGTGCAACTGGGAAGGGGCTCAAGAAAGGAATTGCTAAAGTCGAGACAAGTTTTGATATCATAGCTCCCGAGAAAGGCCTACTGAAGAAAACAGATGGATTGAATGTCAGCGTAAAGGGAATGAGCAACACAGCACCAGTTGAAATTGTCGATAACAACGATGGTGTTTACAAGGTGACATACGTTGCACCTGAACCCGGAGCTTACGTCATCGAGATAAAGTTCTATGGCAAGCAGATCCCTGGTAGTCCTTTCAAACTGGACGTGGTACCTCCTCCTGACGCTGCTAAATGCAGAGCCTACGGACCTGCACTTCACCCCAACTCCCTCCACATTGCCGGGACACCACTCGATATGTTTGTCGACACGCAACAAGCTGGCAAAGGCGAGCTACAAGTTGTGATCAAAGGCCCGGATGATCTCAAGCCAAAGGTGTACACCGCAAACGACAGAGGTGTTTACTCGATGAAATGGGATGTCCCCGAACCAGGCAAATACAGCGCTCACGTTTGGTGGTCCCAAGTTCCCATTCCTGGGAGTCCATTCAAGATTCGAGTCCATCCCGGCCCCAATGCAGGCATGGTGAAAGCGTTTGGTCCTGGATTGGAGCCAAGTTTCGAAGTTGGAGAAATAAGTGATTTCGCAATCGAAACTAAAAATGCAGGAATTGGTACCCTCACTATTCGAGTGCACGGCATCAAAGGAGCCTTTAAAATCGATGCTAACCCTGCTAGTGAAGACGATAAACGTACCTTGAAGGCCCAATATGATCCCAAACAGCCAGGTGATTACATCATAGCCATTCGCTGGTCTGGAGCCAACATCCCTGGAAGCCCCTTCAAAATCAACATTCGAGGC